In Mucilaginibacter sp. KACC 22063, the genomic stretch TTGCTGATCGATATTGCGCATAGTATTTAAGTTGATCATGATATCATAACCTCTTAGTGCTATTGCCATAGCTTTCAGCTTATTTTCAGGCTTAATTAAAGGTTTGAAATCGTCTTTAATAATCAGGCACACAAACTTTTGCCTGCGTATAGTTTTCCAATACGCGTGGTCTATGGCATCCCAGTTAATAAAGTCTGGATATTCAGTTCTGACCCAAACCCCTGTTTCATTTATAATAAGCAATGCACGCCTGTCAAAAAGGTTGTAAAAGCCATATATGAAACCTGAGCCAAATAGAACTATACTCAGGTAATTTAACCAATCAGCATTGATGTGATTACTTTGAAGAAGATCATAAACACTAAAAGCCAAAAAAGGCAGCGCGATCAGCATGAGCCGGATAGCTTTCCATTTCGACTTATAGAGAATGATCTCGTCCATATTTACGATACCACTTTCAAAATCTGCTGCACGTAACGCGCTTTCTCAATTGCTTTGGCACGGTCGGCATCAACAATAGTAATGTGTCCCATTTTTCGGAAAGGTTTTGTAAGCGCCTTGCCATACAGGTGGATGTATACGCCTTCGCATTTTAAGGCTTTTTCAATACCTTGATATACGGCAGGGCCTTCATGCCCGGCTTCGCCTAATAGGTTAATCATTATAGCATTGCTTAAACAGGTAGTATCACCCAGCGGCTGATCGAATATGGCACGCAAATGCTGTTCGAACTGCGAAACCACATTACCCTCAATGGTCTGGTGGCCACTATTATGCGGACGGGGGGCAAGCTCGTTTACCAGGATACGGCCATGTTTATCTAAAAACATCTCTACCGCCAGCAAGCCTACAATTTTTAGTTTGTTGGCAATGTTTTCGGCAATATCAGCTGCTTCCTGTTGTATGCTGTGCGGAAGGGTAGATGGTGCAATTAAAAACTCAACCAGGTTAGCTTCCGGGTTAAATTCCATTTCTACCATTGGGAAGGTTTTAACTTCGCCTTTCTCGTTGCGGGCAACAATAACAGCAATTTCCTTTTCAAAGTCAATCCAGCGCTCAATAAGGCTTGGCTCGGTGAAGGCTTTGGCTAATGACGATTCATCAATCACCTTATAAACGCCTTTGCCATCGTAACCATCGCGGCGCAGCTTTTGGATATAAGGAAAAGGGATACTTGCATTTTGCAGATCAGTTGCCGAAGAGATGATCTGAAACTCGGCAGTGGGAATGTCGTTCTCTTTAAAAAACTGCTTTTGTAAGCCCTTATCCTGTATCAGCCTTATTACACGTGGCTGCGGGTAAACAAGTACGCCTTCGCGTTCCAGTTGCTCAAGCGCATCAACGTTTACTTTTTCAATTTCTATGGTAAGCAAATCTACTTTTTTACCGAAATTGTAAACAGTTTCATAGTCGCTGAGCGAGCCTACTACAAATTCGTCGCACAATTTGCGGCATGGGGCTTCGCGGTCAGGATCTAAAATTTTAACTGTAACATTGTAGTTAATAGCCTGTTGTATCAGCATGCGACCTAACTGGCCACCGCCTAAAATACCTAATCTTAAGTCTCCGTAAAATGCTTTCATTTAGTAATGCAAGTTTACCGCAAATCTTTCAGATACGCTAATGTGAATAATAATCAAATTACAATGTCCCGATTATGTAAATAATTGGCTACCTGTCATAAATCGGGGACTTACTATCGTTTTCGTTAAAAAGTGCAGCTTTAAAGGCGTATATTTGCGGCATTTTACATCTAATAAATAATTATCAATGAAGACCAAGATAGCAGTAGCCAAGGGAGATGGTATAGGACCGGAAATAATGGACGCCGTAATCAGAATATTTGAAGCGGCAGATGTGCAGCTCGAGTATGAATTTGTGGAGATGGGTAAATCTTATTTCGATGCGGGCCACTCAACCGGTATGACGGCTAAGGCTAAGGAAACCATTGAAAATCTGGGCATCCTTTTTAAAGGCCCTATGGAAACCCCTAAAGGTAAAGGTGTAAAAAGTATTAACGTAACTGCACGTAAAGTGTGGAACACTTATGCTAACCAGCGCGATTTCCGTACCCTTAACGGTGTTGAAACTGTTTTTTCAAAAGCGGGTATCCAGATCAACTTAACTATCGTTCGTGAAAATATAGAGGACACTTACGGCGGTATTGAACACATGATGACTAATGACGTTGCCGTTGGCCGTCGTCTGATTACCCGTCCAGGCTCGGCACAGGTTATCCGTTACGCATTTGAAATGGCGCGCCGTAAAGGTTACAAAAAAGTTGCCTGCGGACACAAAGCCAACATTATGAAACTAACCGATGGCTTGTTCCTGGAAACGTTTAATGAAATAGCAAAAGAATACCCTGATTTACAGGCTTACGATATTATTGTAGATGACCTTTGTATGAAACTGGTTAGTCATCCGGAGATGTTCCAGGTGATTGTACTGCCTAACTTACAAGGTGATATCGTGTCTGACCTTTGCGCCGGATTAGTAGGCGGTTTAGGCTTTGCACCATCTGCCAACATTGGCGATAACATTTCTATATTTGAAGCGGTGCACGGTACCGCACCAGATATTGCCGGCCGTAACATAGCAAATCCAACTGCATTGTTACTATCAGGTATCTCCATGCTGCGTTACCTTGGCTTTACTGCAAATGCAGCAAGTATTGAAAATGCATTGTTATATACTTTAGAAAAGGGCGTTCACACAGGTGATTTTGGTGACCGTTCAACAAAGTCTGCCAACACAACTGAATTTGCCGAAGAAGTTATTGCTAATCTGGGTAAACATCCAAGTGTAGGTGGTGCGTTTTCGCAGCCAAACTTCGAGTGCAAAACCAACACAGATCATAAACCTGAGAAAAACAAAATGACGGTTACTCAGCCTGATATTAAAGAAGAAATTTTAGGTATTGATGTGTTTGTTGAATACGCAGGCCAGCCGGGTGAACTTGCAGAAATATGCAAAACTAAATTGAATGATAAACTTAAACTGGTAATGATCTCTAACCGCGGTACACAGGTTTGGCCAACCGGTTCTGTTTATACCGAGTTGATCGATCAGTACCGTATTCGTTTTGAGCAAGCCAACGAAGGTGGCCTTACTCAGCGCGATGTATTAGGTTTGGCAACTGAATTGTCTGATGTTGTTAAGATAGCTTCAACCGAAATGCTGATGAAGTTCGGCGATAAATTAGGTTATTCATTGGCGCAAGGACAATAACCTTAGAGGCAAGATATAAAAGACGAGAAACAAGAAATATGTTCTTTAACAAGAAACGGCTTCCTGAATAACAGGAGGCCGTTTTAGTTTACGAGTCTTTGTCTATAATCTCTCTTCTATTATCCGATCTACTTACGGCCTTTTGGCAACCGGATACTTCTTATAATAACTATTTGCCATTAAGGTAATCGGGAAGCCAATGCAAATAATCAGAATCGCCATTCCAATCATAGCGCCTTTGGCATTCATTGGCGCTTTGGGCGCATGGCTTAGCGGTACTATAACAAGATTCATGATTAACCAGGTGAGCATGCCGTATAGGATGGCAATAGCATAAGGCAGTTTAAACAGGCGCTTAAATGTTGGATATACAGTAAACCACGTAGTAGTGAAGATAAAAGCAATCAGGTAATGAAATATCAGTCCGTAAATGATCATCTTATTGCCTGCATAAAAGGCTGCCTTACCAAATACTGCACTTGATATATAAATAAATATGCGCCCGGGATTAAGGTTAATATTCATTAATACCGCCGACAGGGCATCAAGAGTGGCGGCGATGAGCCATGTGATTAAGATGGCTACATTTACATTCTTAGGTATGATGGAAAGCTTCATCTGCAAAGAATGCAAATATAAACCTGCTTAACAAATCAACTAAGGGAGTAAATTAATAAGTAAACTATGCTTACATGGTCAGCAAGCTTTCGCCTTCAATTTTCTTTTGAAGTTCGAGCACTGCACCGATAAGTGATTCGGGGCGAGGAGGGCAGCCTTGTACATAAACATCAACAGGTATCACACGATCTACTCCCTTAACTACATGGTAGCCATGCTGCCAATATGGGCCGCCGCAGTTAGAGCATGAACCCATTGAAATCACATATTTAGGGTCGGGCATTTGCTCATATAAACGCTTAATGCGCTCGGCCATTTTAAATGTAACCGTACCCGCAATGATAATCACGTCCGCCTGCCGTGGAGAAGGGCGTGGAAAAACGCCGAAACGCTCAAAATCATAAGTAGATGCATATGAACCCATCATTTCAATAGCGCAACATGCAATGCCAAAGCTTAATGGCCAAAGCGACGACAAACGCGCCCAGTTCATCAGGTCGTCAAACTTGGTTACCACCACACCGCCATTCTCATTCATTTCCTTCATTTGCCGGCTTTTTAAAAGTTGGTTTAAACATGGGCTTTTTAACAGGAGCAGCAGTTGGTACAGCGGCTTCTGCTTTTGTATTTTCAGCAGCAACAGATTCCAAAGCAAATGCTTTTGGAGTAAATTTTGCCTGTTCGGTATTTAGCTTATCGTAAGCAGATAGTGGTATGTTCACATCAACTTTAGCAGTAACCGGCTCTGGCTTTATCCAGTTAAGATCGCCTTTGCGCCAAACGTAAACCAAGCCTAAAATTAGTATCCCCACAAAAATGAACATCTCCACCATAGTCAACACGCTCCATCTGGGATCGATCTCTGCTATCTGCTTGTCTCCAAAAACGGTAGCCCAAGGGAAAATAAATACCATCTCCACATCAAACAGCAAAAAGATGAGTGCAATTACATAAAACCTCGGGTTGAACGGTATCCAGGCACTGCCTGTTGGTTCTTCACCGCACTCGTAAGAGGTTAACTTTTCGGGGTTAGGGTTATTGGGCGCTAAAAATTTATTTGTAAAAACAGCAGCGCCGGTACATAAAATACCTACAATTAAAAAGATCAATATCTTTCCAAATTCTGATATTTGCGCTTCGCCCATGGGAGCAAATTTAAGAAAAGAAACCCGTTTTGATGCAATTATTGTAGGTGCCGGCGCATGCGGATTAATGTGTGCGGCACAGGCCGGATTTTTGGGAAAACGTACCCTGATAATTGAACATAATGATAAGCCGGGAGCTAAGATATTAATTAGTGGAGGCGGTAGGTGTAATTATACTAATTTGTATGCTTCGGCTGCCCAATTTATTTCGGCTAACGAGCATTTTTGCAAATCTGCTTTTGCACAATGGACGGTTGATGACACCATCAGCTTTTTTGAAACTTATGGCATTTATGGTGCTGAAAAAACGCTTGGACAGTTATTTCCTGATGGTAAAAAAGCTAAGGATGTGGTTCAGATGTTCACCGATATTTGTGAGCAATTAGGGCAGGAGATATGGTGCAATACCAAAGTAACAGATGTTGTTAAAGAAGGCGAGGGGTTCAGCATTACTTACGAGCGGCACGGAAAGCAGCATAATATCTATTCTGAAAAAGTGGTTATTGCCACTGGTGGGTTGCCTATTGCAAAACTCGGCGCTACAGATTTTGGTATGCGCTTAGCCCGCAAATTCGGGATGAAGATCGTTGAAACATCCCCGGCCTTAGTTCCGCTGACAATCACCGGTAAACAGCAGGGATGGTATGAGCAGTTATCTGGTAGCAGTATATTTTGCCGGGTATGGAACGACAAAGCAAGCTTTGATGAAAATATTTTATTTACCCATTGGGGGTTAAGCGGCCCGGCCATCTTACAAATATCATCTTACTGGCAGCCGGGTGAAAGCATATTTATTGATCTCTTGCCAGATCAGTCCATTACTGAGATCATAGAAAGGGAACAGAAAGCAAACGGAAAGCAATTACTTCAAAACTTTTTAGCCGGGTTATTCACTAAAAAGTTTGCCGAGGCAATGGGTATTTATCTGCCTGTAAATAAAAATTTGGCATCATTAACTAAGGCTGATATTGAAAAGATCAACCAGATTATCCACGAGTTTAAAGTTACCCCGGCAGGTACAAAGGGTTACGATAAAGCAGAAGTAATGCGCGGCGGCATTTCAACCGACGAACTGTCTTCAAAAACATTGGAAGCTAAAAAGATACCTGGCTTATTTTTTGGCGGCGAATGTGTGGATGTAACAGGTTGGCTTGGCGGTTATAATTTCCAATGGGCGTGGGCAAGCGGCTTTGTCATTGCACAAAATATTTAGTTGTAACATAAAAGTTACTTTATTTTGCAAATATTAAAAAGGGATATTATTTTTGCGTCACTATTGTTAAGATGTCCCGAACTTTCCCCTCTTTAAGCAACTATAAACTTTCATGGGTGCTTTTGATACTGGTAGCCGTTTTTTGCTGGCAGTTAAAGTATTTCCATAACAGGTATAATAATTACAAAATATTCAAATACGTATATTCTCATACCACAGAAGAGAAAAACCTTTACGCCGATTATCCGGAAGAATACTACGATTCAAATCACTATGGGCCGGTATTTAGTGTAATTGTAGCTCCAATGGCATTAATGCCCGATGCTTATGGTTTCTTAGTGTGGTCCTTACTTAATGCTGTTGTGCTGATCTGGGCCGTTCATTTGTTACCCATAAGTACTAAAAATAAAGCACTGCTCTTACTGCTCAGTGCGATGGAGTTTGCAAATGCC encodes the following:
- a CDS encoding NADH-quinone oxidoreductase subunit B, which encodes MKEMNENGGVVVTKFDDLMNWARLSSLWPLSFGIACCAIEMMGSYASTYDFERFGVFPRPSPRQADVIIIAGTVTFKMAERIKRLYEQMPDPKYVISMGSCSNCGGPYWQHGYHVVKGVDRVIPVDVYVQGCPPRPESLIGAVLELQKKIEGESLLTM
- a CDS encoding NAD(P)/FAD-dependent oxidoreductase; this encodes MGANLRKETRFDAIIVGAGACGLMCAAQAGFLGKRTLIIEHNDKPGAKILISGGGRCNYTNLYASAAQFISANEHFCKSAFAQWTVDDTISFFETYGIYGAEKTLGQLFPDGKKAKDVVQMFTDICEQLGQEIWCNTKVTDVVKEGEGFSITYERHGKQHNIYSEKVVIATGGLPIAKLGATDFGMRLARKFGMKIVETSPALVPLTITGKQQGWYEQLSGSSIFCRVWNDKASFDENILFTHWGLSGPAILQISSYWQPGESIFIDLLPDQSITEIIEREQKANGKQLLQNFLAGLFTKKFAEAMGIYLPVNKNLASLTKADIEKINQIIHEFKVTPAGTKGYDKAEVMRGGISTDELSSKTLEAKKIPGLFFGGECVDVTGWLGGYNFQWAWASGFVIAQNI
- a CDS encoding NADH-quinone oxidoreductase subunit A; amino-acid sequence: MGEAQISEFGKILIFLIVGILCTGAAVFTNKFLAPNNPNPEKLTSYECGEEPTGSAWIPFNPRFYVIALIFLLFDVEMVFIFPWATVFGDKQIAEIDPRWSVLTMVEMFIFVGILILGLVYVWRKGDLNWIKPEPVTAKVDVNIPLSAYDKLNTEQAKFTPKAFALESVAAENTKAEAAVPTAAPVKKPMFKPTFKKPANEGNE
- a CDS encoding NADP-dependent isocitrate dehydrogenase; its protein translation is MKTKIAVAKGDGIGPEIMDAVIRIFEAADVQLEYEFVEMGKSYFDAGHSTGMTAKAKETIENLGILFKGPMETPKGKGVKSINVTARKVWNTYANQRDFRTLNGVETVFSKAGIQINLTIVRENIEDTYGGIEHMMTNDVAVGRRLITRPGSAQVIRYAFEMARRKGYKKVACGHKANIMKLTDGLFLETFNEIAKEYPDLQAYDIIVDDLCMKLVSHPEMFQVIVLPNLQGDIVSDLCAGLVGGLGFAPSANIGDNISIFEAVHGTAPDIAGRNIANPTALLLSGISMLRYLGFTANAASIENALLYTLEKGVHTGDFGDRSTKSANTTEFAEEVIANLGKHPSVGGAFSQPNFECKTNTDHKPEKNKMTVTQPDIKEEILGIDVFVEYAGQPGELAEICKTKLNDKLKLVMISNRGTQVWPTGSVYTELIDQYRIRFEQANEGGLTQRDVLGLATELSDVVKIASTEMLMKFGDKLGYSLAQGQ
- a CDS encoding 5-(carboxyamino)imidazole ribonucleotide synthase → MKAFYGDLRLGILGGGQLGRMLIQQAINYNVTVKILDPDREAPCRKLCDEFVVGSLSDYETVYNFGKKVDLLTIEIEKVNVDALEQLEREGVLVYPQPRVIRLIQDKGLQKQFFKENDIPTAEFQIISSATDLQNASIPFPYIQKLRRDGYDGKGVYKVIDESSLAKAFTEPSLIERWIDFEKEIAVIVARNEKGEVKTFPMVEMEFNPEANLVEFLIAPSTLPHSIQQEAADIAENIANKLKIVGLLAVEMFLDKHGRILVNELAPRPHNSGHQTIEGNVVSQFEQHLRAIFDQPLGDTTCLSNAIMINLLGEAGHEGPAVYQGIEKALKCEGVYIHLYGKALTKPFRKMGHITIVDADRAKAIEKARYVQQILKVVS
- a CDS encoding STM3941 family protein; translated protein: MDEIILYKSKWKAIRLMLIALPFLAFSVYDLLQSNHINADWLNYLSIVLFGSGFIYGFYNLFDRRALLIINETGVWVRTEYPDFINWDAIDHAYWKTIRRQKFVCLIIKDDFKPLIKPENKLKAMAIALRGYDIMINLNTMRNIDQQKLTALIINLANAEPMQRHDLLTTKIISQSI